One stretch of Pyxidicoccus trucidator DNA includes these proteins:
- a CDS encoding type VI secretion system Vgr family protein, with protein sequence MIANAALLANQAEFEFQAGAFTSGELAVLGFEAEETLSQPYAVEVALAAKPDVEVEEKSLLGKDARLTIMLGDGTARFFHGIVSRMSRWDEGSGPERRRYRATVVPRLWTLRHRRKSRIFQELTVPQIVHKVLDEAKVEHRLALNGTYPKRDYCVQYRESDLDFVSRLLEEEGIFYFFEHAEEAHMMVLGDGDSANPAMQGDSKLVFRERSHMVASAEYVHELVARTEVQPGAVVLRDYNFLRPSQDMSTATEAEGAETALEIYDYPGRYDETGSGKGLTKVRLEELRARAETVTGASYSRRICVGHSFELAEHPDEVLNRKYLPVSVRHIGQQSEALSIEQGSLRSREGYRNEFLCQPAEVPFRPPRVTPRPVIPGAQTAMVVGPAGEEIHTDEHGRIKVQFHWDREGKKDDKSSCWIRVSQAWAGPGWGALYLPRIGHEVVVEFLEGDPDRPIVTGSVYNGQNPTPVDLPGSKTQSTLRSSSSPGGDGSNELRFEDAAGSELVYLHAQKDFNIIVENDKTQEVRGNETLLVKKDRSRVIEGNQSLEVLKNDDSTIHGNQTLAVTGNRSTTVTGNHTEAVVGDQSISVSGNQSLNVAMASAETVGLGKMVNVGGALALTVGAAFNELVGGLKSEQVGGAKVEVVGAKKSETVKGSRSMQVGGDLSEEVGKSRTLKVEKDLLISVGGKMNHATKDGYTLSAKEISLVAQEQFTLKVGSATLQVKKNGDVVLKGAKIEVTASGDIIIKGSKISEN encoded by the coding sequence ATGATCGCGAACGCCGCCTTGCTCGCCAATCAGGCCGAGTTCGAGTTCCAGGCAGGTGCCTTCACCTCGGGAGAGCTGGCAGTGCTCGGCTTCGAGGCAGAGGAGACGCTGTCCCAGCCCTACGCGGTGGAGGTCGCCCTCGCGGCGAAGCCCGACGTGGAGGTGGAGGAGAAGTCGCTGCTGGGCAAGGACGCGCGCCTCACCATCATGCTCGGAGACGGCACCGCGCGCTTCTTCCACGGAATCGTGTCGCGCATGTCCCGCTGGGACGAGGGCAGCGGCCCCGAGCGCCGCCGCTACCGCGCCACCGTGGTGCCGCGCCTGTGGACGCTCCGCCACCGCCGCAAGAGCCGCATCTTCCAGGAGCTCACCGTCCCGCAAATCGTCCACAAGGTGCTGGACGAGGCCAAGGTGGAGCACCGGCTCGCCCTCAACGGCACCTACCCCAAGCGCGACTACTGCGTGCAGTACCGCGAGTCGGACCTGGACTTCGTCTCCCGCCTCCTCGAGGAGGAAGGCATCTTCTACTTCTTCGAGCACGCCGAGGAGGCCCACATGATGGTGCTGGGTGACGGCGACTCCGCCAACCCCGCCATGCAGGGTGACTCGAAGCTCGTCTTCCGCGAGCGCAGCCACATGGTGGCCTCGGCGGAGTACGTGCACGAGCTGGTGGCGCGCACGGAGGTACAGCCCGGCGCCGTGGTGCTGCGCGACTACAACTTCCTGCGCCCCTCGCAGGACATGAGCACCGCCACGGAGGCCGAGGGTGCCGAGACGGCGCTCGAAATCTACGACTACCCCGGCCGCTACGATGAAACGGGCTCCGGCAAGGGCCTCACCAAGGTGCGCCTGGAGGAGCTGCGCGCGCGCGCGGAGACGGTGACGGGCGCCAGCTACAGCCGCCGCATCTGCGTGGGCCACTCCTTCGAGCTGGCCGAGCACCCCGACGAGGTCCTCAACCGCAAGTACCTGCCAGTCTCCGTGCGGCACATCGGCCAGCAGTCGGAAGCGCTGAGCATCGAGCAGGGCTCGCTGCGCAGCCGCGAGGGCTACCGCAACGAGTTCCTCTGCCAGCCGGCCGAGGTGCCCTTCCGCCCGCCCCGCGTGACGCCCCGCCCGGTGATTCCCGGCGCCCAGACGGCCATGGTGGTGGGCCCCGCGGGCGAGGAAATCCACACCGACGAGCACGGCCGCATCAAGGTCCAGTTCCACTGGGACCGCGAGGGCAAGAAGGACGACAAGAGCTCGTGCTGGATTCGCGTCAGCCAGGCCTGGGCGGGCCCGGGCTGGGGCGCGCTGTACCTGCCGCGCATCGGCCATGAAGTGGTGGTGGAGTTCCTCGAGGGCGACCCGGACCGGCCCATCGTCACCGGCAGCGTCTACAACGGGCAGAACCCCACCCCCGTCGACCTGCCCGGCAGCAAGACGCAGAGCACCCTGCGCTCCAGCTCCAGCCCCGGCGGAGACGGCTCCAACGAGCTGCGCTTCGAGGACGCCGCCGGCTCCGAGCTCGTCTATCTGCACGCGCAGAAGGACTTCAACATCATCGTCGAGAACGACAAGACGCAGGAGGTCCGCGGCAACGAGACGCTCCTCGTGAAGAAGGACCGCTCGCGCGTCATCGAGGGCAACCAGTCCCTCGAGGTGCTGAAGAACGACGACAGCACCATCCACGGCAACCAGACGCTCGCCGTCACCGGCAACCGCTCCACCACCGTCACCGGCAACCACACCGAGGCCGTCGTCGGGGACCAGTCCATCAGCGTCAGCGGCAACCAGAGCCTCAACGTGGCCATGGCCTCCGCGGAGACGGTGGGCCTGGGGAAGATGGTCAACGTGGGCGGCGCGCTCGCCCTCACCGTCGGCGCCGCCTTCAACGAGCTGGTGGGCGGCCTCAAGTCCGAGCAGGTCGGCGGCGCCAAGGTGGAAGTCGTGGGCGCCAAGAAGTCCGAGACGGTGAAGGGCTCGCGCTCCATGCAGGTGGGCGGAGACCTCTCCGAGGAGGTCGGCAAGTCCCGCACCCTCAAGGTGGAGAAGGACCTGCTCATCAGCGTGGGCGGGAAGATGAACCACGCCACCAAGGACGGCTACACCCTGTCCGCCAAGGAAATCTCCCTGGTCGCCCAGGAGCAGTTCACCCTCAAGGTAGGCTCCGCCACCCTTCAGGTGAAGAAGAACGGGGACGTCGTCCTCAAGGGCGCAAAGATTGAAGTCACCGCCAGCGGCGACATCATCATCAAGGGCTCGAAGATTTCGGAGAACTAG
- the tssJ gene encoding type VI secretion system lipoprotein TssJ has protein sequence MVVALALVLGGSTGCAKRVPQACETPPPFQVVVDAAEQLNPDARGRSLPTVVQIVQLKDSVKLERAGFKDLWGKPEELLKEDLLQVAEVVVPPGRQVKRWVQRDPKARFVLAMGHFRQPLGYSWRTVAVLPVVEESQCVERPAGDQGEPKPEDEVFRYRLQGYQIDLMLRPVSRAPEPQPQAGDSASPRRDV, from the coding sequence GTGGTCGTCGCGCTCGCGCTCGTCCTGGGCGGGAGCACCGGCTGCGCGAAGCGCGTGCCCCAGGCGTGTGAGACGCCCCCTCCCTTCCAGGTCGTCGTGGATGCCGCGGAGCAGCTCAACCCGGACGCGCGCGGGCGCTCGCTGCCCACCGTGGTGCAGATCGTCCAGCTCAAGGACAGCGTCAAGCTGGAGCGCGCGGGCTTCAAGGACCTGTGGGGCAAGCCGGAGGAGCTCCTCAAGGAGGACCTCCTGCAGGTGGCGGAGGTGGTGGTGCCGCCAGGCCGGCAGGTGAAGCGCTGGGTCCAGCGGGATCCGAAGGCGCGCTTCGTGCTGGCCATGGGGCACTTCCGCCAGCCGCTGGGCTACTCGTGGCGCACCGTGGCGGTGCTGCCGGTGGTGGAAGAGTCGCAGTGCGTGGAGCGTCCCGCCGGAGACCAGGGTGAGCCGAAGCCGGAGGACGAGGTGTTCCGCTACCGGCTGCAGGGCTACCAGATCGACTTGATGCTCCGTCCCGTCTCACGGGCGCCGGAGCCCCAACCCCAAGCGGGCGACAGCGCGTCGCCGCGGAGAGACGTATGA
- the tssK gene encoding type VI secretion system baseplate subunit TssK has translation MKSVQRVVWSEGMFMSPHHLQQQDLYHEQLLDVRLAAMEPYPWGVVALELDMEALRAGQVQLARFVGVLPDGLPVSFEAGDAEAPPARPAEGYFPPAQRTLDVYLGVPRERSGVESFGSGERLGGSPRYTPAARPISDLTASTSISQVAFGQRNVRLLFGTEPRDDFDAIKLCELSRDKSGNLTLVDTYIPPSLRIDAAPFIMNELRTLLRLMVSKQRQLSSRRRHRDASALEFTAGDVTLFLELNALNGTIPYLQHALDAGNLRPRDVYLTLLQTAGQLCTFSVSADPSTLPSFQYTNLRATFEELFRRITDLMRSVALEQCLTVDLSVGTDGMFRGRLEDERLERCGQFLLAVRSELPERTVAEQLPKLSKVAAWDDIRALLQAAAPGVPLAVTYRPPPEVPVQPGTVYFSLSLNDGYWKNVMRDRNLALYLPQPFDASRTSVELLAVPTANR, from the coding sequence ATGAAGTCCGTGCAGCGAGTCGTGTGGTCGGAGGGCATGTTCATGAGCCCCCACCACCTCCAGCAGCAGGACCTCTACCACGAGCAGCTCCTGGACGTGCGCCTGGCGGCGATGGAGCCGTACCCCTGGGGCGTGGTGGCCCTGGAGCTGGACATGGAGGCGCTGCGCGCCGGCCAGGTCCAGCTGGCGCGCTTCGTTGGCGTGCTCCCGGACGGGCTGCCGGTGTCCTTCGAGGCCGGTGACGCCGAGGCCCCTCCCGCGCGCCCCGCGGAAGGCTACTTCCCTCCCGCGCAGCGCACGCTGGACGTGTACCTGGGCGTGCCGCGCGAGCGCAGCGGCGTGGAGAGCTTCGGCAGCGGGGAGCGGCTGGGCGGCAGCCCGCGCTACACGCCCGCGGCGCGCCCCATCAGCGACCTGACGGCCTCCACCTCCATCTCCCAGGTGGCCTTCGGCCAGCGCAACGTGCGGCTCCTGTTCGGCACCGAGCCGCGCGACGACTTCGACGCCATCAAGCTGTGCGAGCTGTCCCGCGACAAGTCGGGGAACCTGACGCTCGTCGACACGTACATCCCCCCGAGCCTGCGCATCGACGCGGCGCCGTTCATCATGAACGAGCTGCGCACGCTGTTGCGGCTGATGGTGTCCAAGCAGCGCCAGCTGTCCTCGCGGCGCCGGCACCGGGACGCGTCCGCGCTGGAGTTCACCGCGGGCGACGTGACGCTCTTCCTGGAGCTCAACGCGCTCAACGGCACCATCCCCTACCTCCAGCACGCGCTGGACGCGGGCAACCTGCGGCCGCGTGACGTGTACCTCACGCTCCTCCAGACGGCAGGGCAGCTGTGCACCTTCTCCGTGAGCGCGGACCCGTCCACGCTGCCCTCGTTCCAGTACACCAACCTCCGGGCCACCTTCGAGGAGCTGTTCCGCCGCATCACCGACCTGATGCGCTCGGTGGCGCTGGAGCAGTGCCTGACGGTGGACCTGTCGGTGGGCACCGACGGCATGTTCCGCGGCCGGCTGGAGGACGAGCGGCTGGAGCGCTGCGGCCAGTTCCTCCTGGCCGTCCGCAGCGAGCTGCCGGAGCGCACGGTGGCGGAGCAGCTGCCCAAGCTCTCCAAGGTGGCCGCGTGGGACGACATCCGCGCGCTGCTCCAGGCCGCCGCGCCCGGCGTGCCGCTGGCGGTGACGTACCGCCCGCCGCCCGAGGTACCGGTGCAGCCGGGCACCGTCTACTTCAGCCTCAGCCTGAACGACGGCTACTGGAAGAACGTGATGCGAGACCGGAATCTCGCGCTCTACCTGCCGCAGCCCTTCGACGCGAGCCGCACCAGCGTGGAGCTGCTCGCGGTCCCCACCGCCAATCGCTGA
- a CDS encoding DotU family type IV/VI secretion system protein, whose protein sequence is MDRVTEATKDCFDAAIQLRGSDAAAVPPPETLHHRLRGVVDELLRRAAVLGFSHQDAQDMAYAMVALIDEVVLGRPEEYRQFWSSNPLQLHYFNENVAGDGFFSRLNTVRKDPHRAEVLQVYYLCMLFGFQGRYRIRGGELELMTLIDTVQKDLERARPFDFDVLSPHGERPTESLLSKRKKASMLAISGGALAVAVLFYGVLQFFINDTVGELKSRIEVHAAKNTASTGGNAATASTGDAP, encoded by the coding sequence ATGGACCGAGTCACTGAAGCCACGAAGGATTGTTTCGACGCCGCCATTCAGTTGCGCGGCTCGGATGCAGCGGCCGTCCCCCCGCCGGAGACACTGCACCACCGCCTGCGCGGAGTGGTGGACGAGCTGCTGCGGCGCGCCGCGGTGCTGGGCTTCAGCCATCAGGACGCGCAGGACATGGCGTACGCGATGGTGGCGCTCATCGACGAGGTCGTCCTCGGCCGGCCGGAGGAGTACCGGCAGTTCTGGAGCTCCAACCCGCTGCAGCTCCACTACTTCAATGAAAACGTCGCCGGTGACGGCTTCTTCAGCCGGCTCAACACCGTGCGCAAGGATCCGCACCGCGCCGAGGTCTTGCAGGTCTACTACCTGTGCATGCTCTTCGGCTTCCAGGGCCGCTACCGCATCCGCGGCGGTGAGCTGGAGCTGATGACGCTCATCGACACGGTGCAGAAGGACCTGGAGCGCGCGCGCCCCTTCGACTTCGACGTGCTGTCGCCCCACGGCGAGCGCCCCACGGAGTCGCTGCTGTCCAAGCGCAAGAAGGCCTCCATGCTGGCCATCTCCGGCGGCGCGCTGGCGGTGGCGGTGCTCTTCTACGGAGTGCTCCAGTTCTTCATCAACGACACGGTGGGTGAGCTGAAGAGCCGCATCGAGGTCCACGCAGCCAAGAACACGGCCAGCACGGGCGGCAACGCCGCGACGGCCTCCACGGGGGATGCGCCATGA